A genome region from Triticum aestivum cultivar Chinese Spring chromosome 2B, IWGSC CS RefSeq v2.1, whole genome shotgun sequence includes the following:
- the LOC123043633 gene encoding uncharacterized protein, with product MALPAIPDELLVEILLRLPTAADLIRASAACVSFRRLIAGRSFTRRFRKLHPPPLLGFLDTGRLRFHPAVPPHPSAPAARAVARAADFSFDFLPSPSPYRPWSVQDVRDGWVLLERPRPRPRRRGAGLESPSYEMVVCDPLHRHYLLLPRIPDDLAASVVGAQGFCHEDSCLVPSGDDEEAAATDEASFRVIWMLLHPTKPVIFLFCSGTQQWRIVPSLTWSEMSPGFELPAHVFYRLMRHYAHGCFYWLSYSTEKLFVLEIRRMEFSVADHPPCERKLGEDVVIAEADQGMILMFVPKPDTSPVIYTVWRNNGGRFTQWQMEKPITLDSGSGLMGAVGRHLLIYYCGTSSVGRSCFTQDVNTFQLEWVCSAVPKQTHAYCNFPPSLLSSPTVSTGTHHADIQRAGVDVPVPQLRESDSGGMEGPVIPAAARASNPLFVVEAAAHANVLRQAGDAVRVPGLREAGPEGVTLCNAGTPHADVHGVGDDMPVPELPEADFGGVQGPVVAAAARAPNPCFDAEGTPHGDVQGEGDDVPVPELQEANPGGVQGSVVAAAARAPTPSFVVEATPHADIQEAEDIVPVPEPREAGPEGVILCNAGTPQGAGDTVLVPEAREAGPGGMQGPVLASAAQAPKPSFDNNGVEAGRGGARRWRWGWGWTCGVCRGQVAEV from the exons ATGGCCTTGCCGGCGATCCCCGACGAGCTTCTGGTGGaaatcctcctccgcctccccaccGCGGCCGACCTCATCCGCGCCTCGGCCGCCTGCGTCTCCTTCCGCCGCCTAATCGCCGGCCGCTCCTTCACCCGTCGCTTCCGCAAGCTCCACCCCCCGCCCCTTCTCGGCTTCCTCGACACAGGGCGGCTTCGCTTCCACCCCGCGGTCCCGCCTCACCCCTCCGCGCCCGCGGCCAgggccgtcgcccgcgccgccgacTTCTCCTTCGActtcctcccctccccctccccctaccgGCCCTGGTCCGTGCAGGATGTCCGTGACGGCTGGGTACTCCTCGAAaggccccgcccccgcccccgccgtcgcggCGCGGGGCTGGAATCTCCCTCCTATGAGATGGTCGTGTGCGACCCCTTGCACCGGCACTATCTCTTGCTTCCCCGGATCCCCGATGACCTAGCCGCTTCGGTTGTGGGCGCACAAGGGTTCTGCCACGAAGACTCCTGCCTCGTCCCTTCCGGCGACGACGAGGAGGCAGCTGCGACGGACGAGGCGTCATTCAGGGTGATCTGGATGCTGCTGCACCCAACTAAGCCGGTGATCTTTCTCTTCTGTTCGGGCACACAGCAATGGCGAATCGTTCCATCACTGACTTGGAGTGAGATGTCGCCTGGCTTCGAGTTACCGGCGCATGTGTTTTACCGCCTGATGCGCCATTACGCCCATGGCTGTTTCTACTGGCTTTCATATTCCACTGAGAAATTGTTTGTGCTTGAGATCCGGAGGATGGAGTTCTCCGTGGCGGACCACCCACCCTGTGAAAGAAAGCTGGGTGAGGATGTCGTGATTGCAGAGGCAGACCAAGGCATGATTCTGATGTTTGTGCCTAAGCCTGACACATCTCCCGTTATTTATACTGTTTGGCGAAACAATGGTGGGAGGTTCACTCAGTGGCAGATGGAGAAGCCAATCACGCTGGATTCTGGGTCCGGCCTCATGGGTGCAGTGGGGAGGCATTTGCTCATATATTATTGCGGAACCTCGTCGGTCGGGCGAAGTTGTTTCACGCAGGACGTTAACACATTCCAGCTTGAGTGGGTGTGTTCCGCAGTTCCCAAACAGACACACGCATACTGCAACTTCCCACCGTCGTTATTATCGTCACCGACAGTGTCAACTG GCACACACCATGCTGACATCCAGCGAGCGGGGGTTGATGTGCCAGTGCCTCAACTACGAGAATCTGACTCTGGAGGCATGGAAGGACCTGTCATTCCAGCGGCCGCGCGAGCTTCAAACCCCTTGTTCGTCGTCGAAG CCGCAGCCCATGCCAATGTCCTACGGCAAGCGGGGGACGCTGTGCGGGTGCCTGGACTACGAGAAGCTGGCCCTGAAGGCGTGACCTTGTGCAATGCAG GCACACCCCATGCCGACGTCCATGGAGTGGGGGATGATATGCCGGTGCCTGAACTACCAGAAGCTGACTTTGGAGGCGTGCAAGGACCTGTTGTTGCAGCGGCCGCCCGAGCTCCTAACCCCTGTTTTGACGCCGAAG GCACACCCCATGGTGACGTCCAGGGAGAGGGGGATGATGTGCCGGTGCCTGAACTACAAGAAGCTAACCCTGGAGGTGTGCAAGGATCTGTTGTTGCAGCGGCTGCCCGAGCTCCGACCCCCTCTTTCGTCGTCGAAG CCACACCCCATGCTGACATCCAGGAAGCGGAGGACATTGTGCCGGTGCCTGAACCACGAGAAGCTGGCCCTGAAGGCGTGATCTTGTGCAATGCAG GCACACCACAGGGAGCGGGGGACACTGTGCTGGTGCCTGAAGCACGAGAAGCTGGCCCTGGAGGCATGCAAGGACCCGTCCTCGCATCCGCCGCCCAAGCCCCAAAACCCTCGTTCGACAACAATGGCGTGGAGGCGGGTCGTGGTGGGGCGAGAagatggcgctggggctggggctggACCTGCGGAGTCTGTAGGGGGCAGGTAGCCGAGGTGTGA